Genomic DNA from Brassica rapa cultivar Chiifu-401-42 chromosome A04, CAAS_Brap_v3.01, whole genome shotgun sequence:
tttttgaaaaaggCAGTACAAACTAACGTACTATCACATTATCGGATGTACGAAAAGCTTACAACTATGTATGTCGTGTCCTCATACGTTTCCTTAGAAAACTTAAAACTTATTATTGTAAAACATGTTTTGTAAAACTTTAGATATGTGGTACTATTCTCATGAAAGTTCAAGGAACTTTTTAGTGTCTGCATTGAAGACAAATCGTctggaaaataaaaagaagcagGAAGCTTCTTAGAGCTGATGAAGACATCAATTATAGTGGAAGTCTCTAAGAAAATAATTAGGGGAATTAGAAAAGATGAGTTTCGAGAAGGTAAACAAGGTTCTTACCAAAAAGGTCAGAGATCACGGCACGGGACATGAAGCTTCTTTTCCCCCTCACACTCAGACAAAAGACATTCACAGAGTCAAATTCCATATAACAAATCATAATATCTATTTTGCATGTCGCTGATGGATAAGATTTTTCAGATAAATTATTCAATGGTAACAGTTTGTCAAATGTCTACATTAAACGGATATCACTAATCCATATTGTAAGCAATTAACAAGAACATATTACATGGTTAACACTTAACACCACCCATCAATTAGTCACCACGAGGCGGTaaactattgataaaaaaacaattgggTCAAGATGTTAATCTGTCGAATTCAAATCTTTGTTATGAACTAGATTATCATTTGTTTGGCCAGTCGACATGAAATCATGTTTTAATTTTCAGTTAGAAAATCGAAATTAGATTACTTATCGGTTTCAGTTCTCTTGAAAATTATTTGGACCTCAGCTCAAACACCTCTgattatcaaaaaataatagAATATCCGTCATAAAATTGATGAAGCATTTTTCACAAAAGTCACGGAATTGAAATActgaaattttcttttcttttaatttataaaattttagttttgctATACGAAGTTACTTCCAACTTTTGTTGTTGTATTTACCCATTTATAACGAAAATGAATAATGCTgacaaaaaaacttaaaactaaaatgaatatacGGCGCAAAACTAAATTCATAAAGGCCAGTTGTTTATATAGCCCACGTGAATCAGTCCACAGTTTTGGTTAAGTCCGGTTTGGTTTAATCCCACAGAATAAACCTCAATGCTACGTTTCTACTACCACTGGAGATTTCCGCCGCCCCTCGCCGCCGCGAGAATGCtctcatcaccaccaccaccacaacctCACTCTCAACCTTCAATCTCCAGCGGCGTCTCAAATTCGATCTCAACCACTAAAAACACCAAACCCAACTTACTACCCACTCAATCTCAACCAAAgactctctcttcctctcctcTAAAATCCACGGTGGCTTGTTCTAGCTCTGGACCTATCCGACAAAACATGACTACTGTCTCTCAATGCTTCTCAACCAAACAAGAACCTGTCGAGTCAGATAAAAGCTCACTCCTTGTCGTTTCATTCTACAAGTTCGCTGATTTTCCTGACCATGCTGATCTCAGAAAGCCCCTCAAGGATCTCTGCGAAGAATTGGTATAAACTTTAAAAAGTCGAAACTTTGTTTTACATTTGAtttaaaaatcgaaactttggCTTATATTTGATTCAAAAATCGAAACTTTAGCTTATATTTGATTGAAAAATCGAAACTTTGGCTTATATTTGATTGAAAAATCGAACCTATGGCTTATATTTgattcaaaaatcaaaactttggcTTATATTTGATTGAAAAATCGAAACTTTGGCTGATATTTGAtgtaaaaatcgaaactttggTTTAGATTTGATTCAAAAATCGAAACTTTGGTTTGTATTTGATTGAAAAATCGAAACTTTGTTTTGTATTTGAGGTAGTAATAGAATATGGATGTGCAGTGTGTTTCAGGTGGAATCATTCTTGCACCAGAAGGAATCAACGGGAGTATCTGTGGGAGTCGTGAATCAGTGGAGAGAGTGTTGGCGTTTATACAGAGTGATGTTCGTTTGAGTGGTTTGAGGCAAGTGGAGACGCCTGTGAGTCCTGAACAAGAAGCTATACACCATGGACATAGCAGTAGCTCTCCTCTTGCGGCTGGTGAGGACGCTCCGTTTAGATGGGATCACGTTAGGGTCAAACTCAAGAAAGaggtacactctcgtgttttttgaagtttgtagAGTGTAGGGTTTGTTGATTGTTCAAGATAGCCATGGACATTCGGCTGCTTTCAGTTCCTGTCCGGTTCTTTTGGTTCTAGATAGGGAGGTTTAGGACCTGTTTGGGTATTTAGaaaattcggttcggttttgatTCAGTTAGCTaggtttttggttcggtttgggtaACGAAGTCGGGAACTGGCTAATATCCAAGGTAATTTTGGTCTCATTCGGTTTGATTCGGGTAACAAAGTCGGAAACTGGTTAATATCCGAAGTAATTTTGGTCTCATTCGGTTTGATTCGGGTAACAAAGTCGGGCACTGGCTAATATCCGAGGTAACTTTGGTCCCATTCGGTTTGATTCCTGCTTTTTGGttaatttagtttaaaaattGGAGTTTTCAGATTAAATATCAGAGTTTTTCGGGTTTTCGGATAAAAATTTgggataattttaaatatttaggaTATTGCGGAGTGTTGTTCCAGTTCCTGTTCGTTCCGGTTTAAAGAgttgtgttttcttttgtacTGTCTTTGTGTAGATTGTCACGCTTGGAATGCCAAGTGTGTCGCCTATTGAAAGAGTTGGAACATATGTGAGCCCTGAGGAATGGAATGAACTGATCAGTGATCCAGAAACAGTGAGAACTCTTTTTGAATAAAGTTATAGAGAAGATAAGAGTGTTTATGCATATGTTAGAAGATGTGTTTCAGGTAGTGATTGATGTGAGGAACACCTATGAGACTAGGATTGGGAAGTTCAAAGGAGCTGTTGATCCATGCACCACAGCTTTCAGGCATTTCCCATCTTGGGTTGAGAATCAGTTTGCATTGAAGCAAGAAGGCAATGAAACACAAGCAAAggtggagaaagaagaagagaaagctgAGAAACCAAAGGTGCTGCCACGGATTGCTATGTACTGCACTGGAGGAATCAGATGTGAGAAAGCTTCAAGCTTTCTGCTTAGCCAAGGCTTCGAAGAGGTAAACTATACACAAAtgcaatgttcaaaaaatcaaTAGGCGGTAACTAGATGCTTTTATATGAGATTATTGAGCGTTTCAgccggtttttttttttaaattgtttcatTTAGGTCCGATTTGCTGTTTAGACAGAagcctagaccgatttttagaatattCATTGAACTTTTGAGATTTAGAGCTTGAACATTTTTGTGATCAGGTGTATCATCTCAAAGGTGGGATACTGAAGTACCTAGAGCAAGTCCCCAAAACAGAGAGCTTGTGGGAAGGAGAATGCTTTGTGTTCGACAAACGTGTGTCAGTGGAACATGGTTTAGCACAAGGAACACATAAACTCTGCTATGGATGCAAGCAGCCTATAAGTGATGAAGACATGGAAGCTCCAGAGTATGAATCTGGAGTCTCTTGCCCTTACTGTTTCTCTGAGAAGTccgaagaggagaaagaaaggGCAAGAGCAAGGCAGAGTCAGTTTGAGGAATGGGGTGTGATCGGTGGTCCGGATAAAGGTCGTAGGCCCGCTACTAAACCGGATAGTCCAAGAAAGAGCAGTGCCAAGCTTGGTTCTTCAATATAGACTTTttgttgttcttcttgtggTCTACTCCATAATTTATAAAACCATTGTTATATTTGAGTGGCTTAAACGCTAATCATCAAGGAAATGGAATTGTGTTTTAAGTTTTCTGATGATATTAATTGCTGTTGGAGTCAATTTGAAGAACAACAACATAACAGTACAAACGGCAAGTTGTTCAAGTTGCTTCTTGTAATCAGGCATGAAGTGTAAAAACGGCACGCTGTGCATGTTCTTACACGTGGAACGGCATGAAGTGTGAGAATCTCTTTTAACGTCGACGACTTACGATGGCGTCTCGTCTAATTGATTATCGTTGAAGGATCGTTGTGGAGATTTGATAGcgaaggagagagagatcgaAGCAGTGATGACAGGAGGAGTGATCAAGCTCGT
This window encodes:
- the LOC103865833 gene encoding rhodanese-like domain-containing protein 7, with amino-acid sequence MLRFYYHWRFPPPLAAARMLSSPPPPQPHSQPSISSGVSNSISTTKNTKPNLLPTQSQPKTLSSSPLKSTVACSSSGPIRQNMTTVSQCFSTKQEPVESDKSSLLVVSFYKFADFPDHADLRKPLKDLCEELCVSGGIILAPEGINGSICGSRESVERVLAFIQSDVRLSGLRQVETPVSPEQEAIHHGHSSSSPLAAGEDAPFRWDHVRVKLKKEIVTLGMPSVSPIERVGTYVSPEEWNELISDPETVVIDVRNTYETRIGKFKGAVDPCTTAFRHFPSWVENQFALKQEGNETQAKVEKEEEKAEKPKVLPRIAMYCTGGIRCEKASSFLLSQGFEEVYHLKGGILKYLEQVPKTESLWEGECFVFDKRVSVEHGLAQGTHKLCYGCKQPISDEDMEAPEYESGVSCPYCFSEKSEEEKERARARQSQFEEWGVIGGPDKGRRPATKPDSPRKSSAKLGSSI